A portion of the Nitrospira sp. genome contains these proteins:
- a CDS encoding arylsulfatase, which yields MGKFKQFMFCLVSAATWALPPATFAADKPNIVFILVDNVGWGDFGVYGGTTPTPRINKLASEGIRFNNYNVEAQCTPSRAAIMTGRYSVRSGTYTVPLPGQGHYGLAPWEFTTAELLSQAGYTTALYGKWHLGNAPGRLPNDQGFDEWWGVQDSWDEAGYTSYPLFKESGMKPPMIWEGKKGQPSTPVMPLDLNVRPVVDEKYLVPKTIDFIKREAAAKKPFFVYVGYSELHPPFMVNPNFVGKSAQRGGVYSDLLGEMDFRIGQILDAIKEAGIDDNTLVVLTSDNGNGASLVASQGGSSGPWRGDFFNVPFEGSYRTAGIVRWPGKVPAGVVTEEMLAAADWLPTFAGLVGASDLVPMDRPIDGIDASAFLLGKAPATGRDSYMLFGPDGELMSVKWKIYKMILRYSEGVDKPIVKPQFPLTYDLSSDPHEDWNLFSTQLTHGWIFAPIFREVMKYQMGLQKYPNTKPGEEFKGYSLK from the coding sequence ATGGGAAAGTTCAAACAGTTTATGTTCTGTCTTGTATCGGCTGCAACGTGGGCACTGCCCCCGGCCACATTTGCGGCCGATAAGCCCAACATCGTCTTCATCTTGGTCGACAACGTCGGCTGGGGTGATTTCGGCGTCTACGGCGGAACCACCCCCACTCCCCGCATCAACAAGCTGGCAAGCGAAGGTATCCGCTTCAACAACTACAACGTCGAGGCGCAATGCACACCATCACGGGCCGCCATCATGACCGGACGCTACTCGGTCCGATCTGGCACGTACACCGTGCCCTTGCCTGGACAGGGCCACTATGGCCTAGCTCCCTGGGAATTTACCACCGCCGAGCTGTTGTCTCAGGCCGGCTATACCACCGCCCTGTACGGCAAGTGGCATCTCGGTAACGCCCCAGGCCGGCTGCCGAACGATCAAGGGTTCGATGAGTGGTGGGGCGTGCAGGATAGTTGGGATGAAGCCGGGTACACGAGCTACCCGCTCTTCAAGGAATCGGGCATGAAGCCACCCATGATCTGGGAAGGCAAGAAGGGTCAGCCTTCCACTCCGGTCATGCCGCTTGATTTGAACGTGCGGCCCGTCGTGGACGAGAAATACCTCGTTCCAAAGACGATTGACTTCATCAAGCGGGAGGCTGCCGCAAAGAAGCCGTTCTTCGTCTATGTTGGGTATTCGGAGTTGCATCCGCCCTTCATGGTGAACCCGAACTTTGTGGGCAAATCGGCGCAGCGCGGCGGAGTCTATTCTGACCTTCTTGGTGAGATGGACTTTCGCATCGGGCAAATCCTTGATGCCATCAAGGAAGCGGGCATCGACGATAACACGCTTGTGGTGCTCACCAGCGACAACGGCAACGGCGCGTCCCTGGTGGCCAGCCAGGGAGGATCCAGCGGGCCTTGGCGAGGGGACTTCTTCAATGTGCCGTTTGAAGGGAGCTACCGGACTGCGGGGATAGTTCGATGGCCCGGGAAGGTGCCGGCGGGGGTCGTCACCGAAGAAATGCTCGCCGCAGCTGACTGGCTGCCCACCTTTGCTGGACTAGTCGGTGCCTCGGACCTGGTGCCAATGGACCGCCCGATTGACGGCATTGATGCCTCCGCCTTCCTGCTGGGCAAGGCCCCGGCCACGGGTCGAGACTCCTACATGCTCTTCGGCCCTGACGGTGAGCTGATGTCCGTCAAGTGGAAGATTTACAAGATGATCCTGCGCTACTCCGAAGGAGTGGACAAGCCCATCGTCAAGCCGCAGTTCCCGTTAACCTACGACCTGAGCAGTGATCCGCACGAGGACTGGAACCTCTTCAGCACACAGTTGACCCATGGCTGGATCTTTGCGCCGATCTTCCGGGAGGTCATGAAGTACCAGATGGGACTGCAGAAATACCCGAACACAAAACCTGGAGAAGAGTTCAAGGGCTATTCTCTAAAGTGA
- a CDS encoding transporter: MGSMNSFFRDIGGQTNSPDNAFQKGTCGRTHAHLLFKGLVIVSMIWAWAEIQTAHAAEGASSNYFPGTYGDVLVAVQPKPSSFQLVNYAGYVSSKIDRAVINNQALVDVNVQQGFVAPLGLYTFKKPVLGDATFSIGGFFSVAAASLQSTLTTPNRSPQSAASNSGFGTSGLIPAYFVWKLSDDFSLATFELIYMPTGGWDSNSPLNLNRGYWSFDTNLALTFFHEKSGTELSVTGGLMANTTNSHTDYWTAPEFHLEYVANQFVTSFLSIGLHGYFYSQVANDHPGPTAAAALNLLNLNTSAVRSQSYGLGPQIN; encoded by the coding sequence ATGGGTAGTATGAACTCATTTTTCCGCGACATAGGCGGTCAGACCAATTCACCCGACAACGCGTTTCAGAAGGGCACGTGCGGCAGGACTCATGCCCATCTACTCTTCAAGGGTTTAGTAATCGTCTCCATGATTTGGGCGTGGGCGGAGATCCAGACGGCTCACGCAGCCGAAGGCGCGAGCAGCAACTATTTTCCAGGCACGTATGGCGATGTGCTCGTGGCTGTGCAACCCAAACCTAGCTCGTTTCAGCTGGTCAACTATGCGGGCTATGTCTCTAGCAAGATAGACAGAGCCGTAATTAACAACCAGGCGCTCGTAGACGTGAACGTTCAGCAAGGTTTTGTGGCGCCGTTGGGCCTCTACACTTTCAAGAAACCAGTTCTGGGCGATGCCACCTTTTCCATCGGTGGTTTTTTCTCTGTCGCCGCGGCCTCCTTACAATCGACGCTCACCACTCCGAACCGATCACCACAGTCCGCAGCCAGCAATTCCGGATTCGGTACGTCTGGCCTCATTCCGGCGTATTTTGTCTGGAAATTAAGTGACGATTTCTCCTTGGCCACCTTCGAATTGATCTATATGCCAACCGGTGGGTGGGACTCGAACAGCCCCTTGAACCTCAACCGGGGTTACTGGAGTTTCGACACAAATCTGGCGCTCACCTTTTTTCACGAAAAATCGGGGACGGAGTTGTCCGTGACGGGAGGTCTGATGGCCAACACAACCAACTCGCATACCGATTACTGGACCGCTCCTGAATTCCACCTTGAGTACGTAGCCAACCAATTTGTGACGAGTTTCCTGTCCATCGGTCTGCATGGTTACTTTTACTCGCAAGTCGCCAATGACCACCCAGGTCCCACAGCAGCCGCCGCTCTCAACTTGCTGAATCTCAACACCAGCGCCGTAAGGAGCCAGTCATACGGTCTCGGCCCTCAAATCAACTAG
- a CDS encoding DUF5615 family PIN-like protein produces MKFLVDANLPPGLATWLCEHAQESIHVCDQPGLTFDDRAVFEFARRNDYIIMTKDEDFATLATLVDGPASVVWLRLGNATNTALRNWLEPLLPDILQRLAAGETLIEVV; encoded by the coding sequence ATGAAGTTCCTCGTTGACGCGAATCTCCCACCCGGCCTTGCGACTTGGCTCTGCGAGCACGCACAAGAATCGATTCACGTTTGTGATCAGCCTGGTTTGACTTTCGACGATCGCGCGGTCTTCGAATTCGCCCGCCGAAACGACTATATCATCATGACAAAGGACGAGGACTTTGCCACGCTGGCCACACTTGTCGATGGTCCAGCATCCGTAGTCTGGTTGCGATTGGGCAATGCCACGAATACTGCTCTTCGGAATTGGTTGGAACCGCTGCTTCCGGATATCCTGCAACGCCTTGCCGCTGGCGAGACACTTATCGAGGTGGTCTAA
- a CDS encoding DUF433 domain-containing protein, with protein MSSSMKTPLLQRITIEPGKCGGRPCIRGLRIRVQDILDMLAAGTSEEEILHDYPYLERDDIRAAMAYAAAYLNHSIVPARSG; from the coding sequence ATGTCGTCATCGATGAAGACACCCCTTCTGCAACGTATCACCATTGAGCCTGGGAAATGCGGCGGGCGTCCTTGTATCCGCGGCTTGCGTATCCGCGTGCAGGACATCCTCGATATGCTGGCGGCTGGTACCTCCGAGGAAGAGATCCTGCATGACTATCCCTACTTGGAGCGCGACGATATCCGCGCAGCCATGGCCTATGCCGCCGCGTATTTGAACCATAGTATCGTGCCCGCACGGTCTGGATGA
- a CDS encoding ATP-binding cassette domain-containing protein, whose product MPSFSAYEGPILDIRNATVYRGDTCVFDDLTFSLEEDRHTAILGPNGAGKSTILKLLAGEVHPVADDRLSIRVFGEAQWSVWDVRKRLGMVSHDLQHRYLDEVTGLKVVLSGFYASIGIYERQGFNYGQLARADEILADLGAQGLRDKPFGEMSTGEQRRCLLGRALVHDPPALVLDEPTSGLDLTATFHYLDLIRRHMRHGKTVLLVTHHIHEIPPEINRVVLLKRGKILQDGEKREVLTDRNLSELFDCPVTLARANGWYQAFPGR is encoded by the coding sequence ATGCCGTCATTCTCTGCCTACGAAGGTCCAATCCTCGACATCCGCAACGCCACCGTCTATCGCGGGGACACCTGCGTCTTCGACGATCTTACCTTCTCACTGGAAGAAGACCGGCACACGGCCATTCTCGGGCCAAACGGCGCCGGCAAGTCCACCATCCTCAAGCTGCTGGCCGGCGAAGTGCATCCGGTCGCGGACGACCGCCTGTCGATCCGCGTGTTCGGAGAGGCTCAGTGGAGCGTGTGGGACGTGCGCAAACGGCTCGGGATGGTCTCGCACGATCTACAGCACCGGTACTTGGACGAAGTCACCGGGCTGAAAGTCGTCCTGTCGGGTTTTTACGCCAGCATCGGCATCTATGAGCGGCAGGGCTTCAACTACGGCCAGCTGGCCCGGGCCGACGAGATCCTCGCGGATCTGGGCGCACAGGGACTCAGAGACAAGCCGTTCGGCGAGATGTCCACGGGAGAGCAGCGCCGCTGTTTGCTCGGCCGGGCGCTGGTGCATGATCCGCCCGCGCTCGTGCTGGACGAGCCGACCAGTGGTCTCGATTTGACCGCCACGTTTCACTACCTGGATCTGATCCGGCGGCACATGCGGCATGGAAAAACCGTGCTGCTCGTCACGCACCATATCCATGAAATCCCGCCGGAGATCAACCGGGTGGTGCTGCTGAAGCGGGGCAAGATTCTTCAGGACGGAGAGAAGCGGGAGGTGCTGACGGATCGGAACCTGTCCGAGCTATTTGACTGTCCCGTGACGCTCGCCCGCGCCAACGGCTGGTACCAGGCTTTCCCAGGACGTTGA
- the aroC gene encoding chorismate synthase gives MPANTFGRIFTVTSFGESHGPAIGCVVDGCPPGLALATEDIQKDLDRRKPGTSRHVTQRQETDAVEILSGLFEGKTTGTPIALLIRNQDARGRDYGNLVDTFRPGHADYTYWQKYGIRDHRGGGRASARETAVRVAAGAIARKWLNEKYGVVIRGYLSQLGPLSIPFKSWEAVGANPFFAADPGMVDKLECFMDELRKSGDSVGARITTAAEHVPVGWGAPVYAKLDADLAAAMMSINAVKAVEIGAGFASVAQRGSEHGDELTPEGFATNHAGGILGGISTGQDIVVSIGIKPTSSIRLPRRSIDKQGNAVTVETNGRHDPCVGLRATPVAEAMLALVLMDHALLHRAQNADVRTPTPKIAGSVENPSAPSTSKPTAKLNPEPYEA, from the coding sequence ATGCCTGCCAATACGTTCGGCCGTATCTTTACCGTGACGTCGTTCGGCGAAAGTCACGGGCCTGCGATCGGCTGCGTCGTCGACGGCTGTCCTCCGGGCCTGGCTCTTGCCACCGAGGACATCCAGAAGGACCTCGACCGGCGCAAGCCGGGCACCTCCCGTCATGTGACGCAACGGCAAGAAACCGATGCCGTGGAGATTCTCTCCGGTCTGTTTGAGGGGAAGACGACCGGTACGCCGATCGCCCTGCTGATCCGAAACCAGGACGCCCGCGGCAGGGACTACGGCAACCTCGTCGACACCTTCCGTCCCGGCCATGCCGACTATACCTATTGGCAGAAGTATGGCATCCGCGATCACCGCGGTGGCGGGCGGGCTTCGGCCAGGGAAACGGCGGTACGGGTCGCGGCCGGCGCGATCGCACGAAAATGGCTCAACGAGAAGTACGGTGTCGTCATCCGGGGATATCTGAGCCAACTCGGGCCATTATCCATTCCGTTCAAGAGTTGGGAGGCGGTGGGAGCGAATCCGTTCTTCGCGGCGGATCCCGGCATGGTGGACAAGCTCGAATGCTTTATGGACGAGCTGCGCAAGTCCGGCGATTCCGTCGGCGCGCGGATCACCACCGCGGCCGAGCATGTGCCGGTCGGATGGGGCGCGCCGGTCTACGCGAAATTGGACGCCGATCTGGCCGCGGCCATGATGAGCATCAACGCGGTGAAGGCGGTGGAGATCGGCGCGGGGTTCGCCTCGGTGGCTCAGCGTGGCTCAGAACACGGCGACGAGTTGACCCCTGAGGGATTCGCCACCAACCATGCCGGAGGGATTCTCGGGGGCATTTCGACCGGCCAAGACATCGTGGTCAGCATCGGGATTAAGCCCACGTCCAGCATCCGGCTGCCCCGGCGGTCCATCGACAAGCAGGGCAACGCCGTGACGGTTGAAACCAACGGACGCCACGATCCCTGCGTCGGGCTGCGCGCCACGCCGGTCGCGGAAGCGATGCTGGCGCTGGTCTTGATGGATCATGCGCTCCTTCATCGCGCGCAAAACGCGGACGTCAGGACGCCGACCCCGAAAATTGCCGGATCCGTCGAGAATCCGAGCGCGCCAAGTACGAGCAAACCTACCGCAAAGCTGAATCCGGAACCCTACGAAGCGTAA
- the aspS gene encoding aspartate--tRNA ligase, protein MKIRTHRCGELNGSHVGRSVVLNGWVQRRRDHGTVMFIDLRDRTGITQVVFNAERNEAVHKAAHTLRSECVVSVTGQVMARPAESKNPNLPTGDVEVFVDAVEILNEAKTPPFLIEDEADVTESIRLKYRYLDLRRPKMQRLLSLRHGIAQAVRAFLNAESFLEVETPILTKSTPEGARDYLVPSRVNAGQFFALPQSPQLFKQVLMVSGVDRYYQIARCFRDEDLRNDRQPEFTQVDVEMSFVDREQVMSLMERMIVAVFADAGGVRLPTPFPRMTYADAIGRYGSDKPDLRFEMPLYDVTTFGVGSEFKVFKEAATKGGIVKALIVKGAATMPRSRIDALGESAKSFGAKGLAWLKITAEGQLESVIAKFLDPKAFGTALPDAKPGDLVLFGADKPAIVHDVLGRIRLALGEELGLIDKTAWKPLWVTEFPLLDYSPEEKRYIFMHNPFAAPMDEDVQLLDSEPVKVRAKAYDMVLNGNEIGGGSIRNHRSEVQLRILDLLGIGKDQAQAKFGFLLEALDYGAPPHGGIAFGLDRLIMLLGGADSIRDVIAFPKTQRAQCPLTDAPSAVSAEQLKELRIKLDLVE, encoded by the coding sequence ATGAAAATCCGGACACATCGTTGCGGTGAGTTGAACGGTTCCCATGTGGGCCGGTCGGTCGTCTTGAACGGCTGGGTCCAGCGGCGCCGAGATCACGGGACCGTGATGTTCATCGACTTACGCGACCGTACCGGCATCACGCAGGTGGTGTTCAACGCCGAGCGCAACGAAGCGGTGCATAAAGCCGCCCATACGTTGCGGAGCGAATGTGTGGTCTCGGTGACCGGTCAGGTCATGGCCAGACCGGCGGAATCAAAGAATCCTAACCTGCCGACGGGCGACGTGGAGGTGTTCGTCGACGCCGTCGAGATTTTGAACGAGGCCAAGACGCCGCCGTTTCTCATCGAAGACGAGGCCGACGTCACGGAGTCGATCCGGCTCAAGTACCGTTATCTGGATTTGCGCCGGCCGAAGATGCAGCGGCTGTTGAGCCTGCGCCACGGCATCGCGCAGGCCGTGAGGGCGTTCCTGAACGCCGAGTCGTTTCTCGAAGTGGAGACGCCCATTCTCACCAAGAGCACGCCGGAAGGAGCGCGGGACTACCTCGTTCCAAGCCGTGTGAATGCCGGACAGTTTTTCGCCCTGCCTCAATCCCCGCAGCTGTTCAAGCAGGTCCTGATGGTCAGCGGTGTGGACCGCTACTACCAGATCGCCCGCTGTTTTCGGGACGAGGATCTCCGCAACGACCGCCAGCCGGAATTCACGCAGGTCGATGTGGAAATGTCGTTCGTCGATCGTGAGCAGGTCATGAGCCTGATGGAGCGCATGATCGTCGCGGTGTTTGCGGACGCGGGCGGCGTGCGGCTGCCGACCCCCTTTCCGCGAATGACCTATGCCGATGCGATCGGCCGTTACGGATCCGACAAACCCGATCTCCGGTTCGAGATGCCGCTGTATGATGTCACGACGTTCGGCGTGGGCAGTGAATTCAAAGTGTTCAAAGAGGCGGCGACGAAGGGCGGGATCGTCAAGGCGCTGATCGTCAAGGGTGCGGCGACGATGCCTCGAAGCCGCATCGACGCATTGGGGGAGTCCGCCAAGAGCTTCGGGGCGAAAGGGCTTGCCTGGCTGAAGATCACCGCCGAGGGCCAGTTGGAATCTGTGATCGCCAAGTTTCTCGACCCCAAGGCCTTCGGCACCGCACTGCCGGACGCGAAACCGGGAGACCTGGTGCTGTTCGGCGCCGACAAGCCTGCCATCGTTCATGACGTGCTCGGACGCATCCGGCTCGCGTTGGGCGAAGAATTGGGCCTGATCGACAAGACCGCCTGGAAACCTCTGTGGGTGACGGAATTCCCCTTGCTCGACTATTCGCCGGAAGAGAAGCGGTACATCTTCATGCACAATCCGTTCGCCGCGCCGATGGACGAGGATGTGCAGCTGCTCGACAGCGAGCCGGTCAAAGTCAGGGCTAAGGCCTACGACATGGTGCTTAACGGCAACGAGATCGGCGGCGGCAGTATCCGCAACCACCGCAGCGAAGTGCAGCTGCGGATTCTGGATCTGCTGGGCATCGGCAAGGACCAGGCCCAGGCGAAGTTCGGATTTCTGCTTGAGGCTCTCGACTACGGCGCACCGCCCCACGGTGGCATTGCCTTCGGCCTGGACCGGCTCATCATGCTGCTGGGCGGCGCCGATTCGATTCGCGACGTGATCGCATTCCCCAAGACCCAGCGTGCCCAATGTCCGTTGACCGACGCACCGTCTGCCGTCAGTGCCGAGCAGTTGAAAGAGCTGCGGATCAAGCTCGATCTCGTCGAGTAG
- a CDS encoding pseudouridine synthase: MEVRLQKLIAGTGLASRRKAEALISAGRVTVNGKVVTELGTKVDPSRDHVKVDGKHLSAAQPFVYLLLHKPKNVMSTLDDPGGRTTVKDYLRGVSVRVFPVGRLDFDSEGLMLLTNNGDLAQALLHPRYHVPKTYLIKVKGVATDEEIRQLERGVKLEDGMTGPATVKKIKKAEQNSWLEVTIREGRKHQVRRMLEAVGHPVIKLVRVKMGPLTLGNLAPGEFRFLTDREANALRELVERRLTSDEGQESLAPRRQRPAKREGWARPKRAKKSRGRAA, translated from the coding sequence ATGGAAGTTCGGCTACAAAAACTGATTGCCGGGACCGGTCTCGCGTCCCGGCGGAAGGCAGAGGCGCTGATCTCGGCGGGCCGGGTGACCGTCAACGGCAAGGTCGTCACGGAACTCGGCACCAAAGTCGATCCGAGCCGCGACCACGTCAAGGTGGACGGCAAGCATCTCAGCGCGGCGCAGCCGTTCGTTTATCTGTTGCTGCACAAGCCCAAGAACGTCATGTCTACCCTGGACGACCCGGGCGGCCGGACGACGGTGAAGGACTACCTGCGCGGAGTCTCGGTTCGAGTGTTTCCGGTGGGCCGTCTGGATTTCGACAGCGAAGGGCTGATGCTGCTCACGAACAATGGCGATCTGGCCCAAGCGCTGTTGCATCCCCGCTACCATGTGCCCAAAACCTACCTTATCAAGGTCAAGGGTGTGGCGACGGACGAAGAGATCCGTCAATTGGAGCGCGGCGTGAAACTCGAAGACGGCATGACCGGCCCGGCGACGGTCAAAAAGATCAAAAAAGCCGAGCAGAATTCCTGGTTGGAGGTCACCATCCGGGAGGGACGCAAACACCAAGTGAGACGGATGCTGGAGGCGGTCGGCCATCCGGTGATCAAGCTCGTGCGGGTCAAGATGGGGCCGCTGACGCTCGGCAACCTCGCCCCCGGCGAGTTTCGGTTTCTGACCGACCGGGAGGCGAACGCTCTGCGCGAGTTGGTCGAGAGGCGACTGACGTCCGATGAAGGACAGGAGTCTCTTGCGCCGCGCCGTCAGAGGCCGGCCAAACGTGAAGGCTGGGCCCGTCCGAAGAGAGCGAAGAAGAGTCGCGGCCGGGCCGCATGA
- the guaA gene encoding glutamine-hydrolyzing GMP synthase translates to MELWHNRILVLDFGSQYTQLIARRIREAEVYSQILPCTVPLATILAYRPQGIILSGGPSSVYEKKAPTVPKELFDQGIPILGICYGMQLVTHVSGGEVARSKHREFGRADLVIDDASGLFRGIGEGGVTTVWMSHSDRIERMPPGFRSIAHTDNSPVAAMKREDRKRRVYCLQFHPEVAHTPEGATLLRNFVYEICGCKPTWTMRSYADSAVEEIRRQVGKSRVICALSGGVDSSVAAALTHRAIGDQLTCIFVDNGVLRTGERDQVQKTFASQLHLNLRILDRTEQFLAGLMNVTDPERKRKIIGRLFIRNFEAEAKKLKDIRYLVQGTLYPDVIESVSFKGPSATIKTHHNVGGLPARMRLKLIEPLRELFKDEVRVLGKELGLPDEIIWRQPFPGPGLAIRVLGSVTMERLMMLRAAETIVDQEVRAAGLYREIWQAFAVLLPIRTVGVMGDQRTYEHVVAIRAVTSLDGMTADWAKIPNDVLGRMSNRIINEVKGVNRVVYDISSKPPSTIEWE, encoded by the coding sequence ATGGAACTTTGGCACAATAGGATCCTCGTCCTCGATTTCGGCTCGCAGTACACCCAGCTGATCGCGCGGCGTATTCGCGAAGCCGAGGTCTACTCCCAAATCCTTCCCTGCACGGTCCCGCTCGCGACGATTCTGGCCTATCGCCCGCAAGGCATCATACTGTCCGGAGGACCATCGAGCGTCTATGAAAAGAAGGCGCCGACCGTGCCGAAGGAACTCTTCGACCAGGGCATTCCCATTCTCGGCATCTGTTACGGCATGCAGTTGGTGACGCATGTGTCCGGCGGCGAGGTCGCCCGGTCCAAGCACCGCGAGTTCGGCCGCGCCGATCTGGTCATCGACGACGCGAGCGGCCTCTTTCGCGGCATCGGCGAGGGCGGGGTGACGACGGTCTGGATGTCCCACAGCGATCGCATCGAGCGGATGCCGCCGGGATTCCGGTCCATCGCCCATACGGACAATTCCCCCGTCGCGGCGATGAAGCGCGAGGACCGGAAGCGCCGCGTCTATTGCCTGCAGTTTCATCCCGAAGTCGCGCATACCCCGGAAGGGGCGACACTCCTCCGCAACTTCGTCTACGAGATCTGCGGCTGCAAGCCGACCTGGACGATGCGGTCCTACGCGGACAGCGCCGTGGAAGAGATTCGCCGGCAGGTCGGCAAGTCCCGCGTGATCTGCGCGTTGAGCGGCGGGGTCGATTCGTCGGTCGCGGCGGCCTTGACGCACCGGGCGATCGGCGATCAGTTGACCTGCATCTTCGTCGACAACGGAGTGCTGAGAACAGGCGAACGGGACCAGGTCCAGAAGACCTTTGCCTCACAGTTGCACCTGAATCTTCGGATCCTCGATCGGACCGAGCAGTTTCTAGCCGGCTTAATGAACGTGACCGACCCGGAGCGCAAGCGGAAGATCATCGGCCGGTTGTTCATCAGGAATTTTGAGGCCGAGGCCAAGAAGCTGAAGGACATCAGGTATCTGGTCCAGGGGACGCTCTACCCGGACGTGATCGAAAGCGTGAGCTTCAAGGGACCGTCCGCCACGATCAAGACCCACCACAACGTCGGCGGCCTGCCGGCTCGGATGAGACTCAAGCTGATCGAACCGTTGCGCGAGCTCTTCAAGGACGAAGTGCGGGTGTTGGGGAAAGAACTGGGCTTGCCGGACGAGATTATCTGGCGGCAGCCGTTCCCCGGTCCCGGTCTCGCGATTCGAGTCCTGGGATCGGTCACGATGGAACGGCTGATGATGCTGCGGGCGGCGGAAACCATCGTCGATCAGGAGGTCAGAGCCGCGGGACTCTATCGCGAGATCTGGCAGGCGTTCGCCGTACTGCTGCCGATCCGGACGGTCGGCGTCATGGGCGATCAGCGGACCTACGAGCACGTCGTCGCGATTCGCGCGGTGACCAGTCTGGACGGGATGACGGCCGATTGGGCGAAAATTCCCAACGATGTGCTGGGTCGGATGTCGAACCGCATCATCAACGAAGTGAAGGGCGTGAACCGGGTCGTGTACGACATCAGCTCGAAACCGCCGTCAACGATAGAATGGGAATGA
- the guaB gene encoding IMP dehydrogenase codes for MLDKEPRLGLTYDDVILVPAKSAVLPSEVDVRTQLTRNIQINVPIISSAMDTVTESRMAIAMAREGGLGIIHRVLSPADQAAEVDRVKKSESGMILDPVTISPDETIRDAHQLMAKYRISGIPVTKNKKLVGILTNRDLRFETRLELKVSQVMKRDKLVTAPEGTSLEKAREILHEHRIEKLPVVNKQGDLKGLITIKDIEKRIKYPNACKDTHGRLRVGAAVGVGPDTEDRVAQVKRAGVDLVVVDTAHGHSQAVLDVVKLIKKQHPTLEIIAGNIATAEAAKDLLKAGVDAVKVGVGPGSICTTRIVSGSGMPQLTAIADCAKALAGSGVPIVADGGIKFSGDISKALAAGASTVMLGGLLAGTEESPGETVLYQARTYKVYRGMGSIGAMERGGGDRYGQSGRPAQKLVPEGIEGRVPYKGPISAVMYQLVGGVKSGMGYCGCKTIPELQRKAAFIRQTVAGLRESHVHDVIITKEAPNYRMDWE; via the coding sequence ATGCTGGATAAGGAACCGCGTCTGGGCCTGACCTACGACGACGTGATTCTCGTGCCCGCCAAGTCGGCGGTGCTGCCGAGCGAAGTCGACGTTCGGACGCAACTGACCCGTAACATCCAGATCAACGTGCCTATCATCAGTTCGGCGATGGATACCGTGACGGAATCCCGCATGGCGATCGCCATGGCGAGGGAAGGAGGGCTCGGGATCATTCATCGCGTGCTCTCTCCCGCCGATCAAGCCGCCGAGGTCGATCGGGTGAAGAAGTCCGAAAGCGGTATGATTCTCGATCCCGTCACCATTTCTCCGGACGAAACAATCCGCGATGCTCACCAACTGATGGCAAAATACCGCATCTCCGGCATTCCCGTGACCAAGAACAAGAAGCTTGTCGGCATCTTGACCAACCGCGATCTCCGGTTCGAAACCCGACTGGAACTCAAGGTGTCGCAAGTTATGAAGCGGGATAAGCTCGTCACCGCGCCGGAAGGGACCAGCCTGGAGAAGGCGCGCGAGATCCTGCACGAGCATCGCATCGAAAAACTGCCGGTCGTGAACAAGCAGGGAGACCTGAAGGGCTTGATCACGATCAAGGACATCGAAAAACGCATCAAGTATCCCAACGCCTGCAAGGACACACACGGGCGGCTTCGCGTCGGGGCGGCCGTGGGGGTCGGTCCGGACACGGAGGATCGTGTCGCCCAGGTGAAGCGCGCCGGAGTGGACCTGGTGGTCGTCGATACGGCGCACGGCCATTCTCAGGCGGTGCTGGACGTGGTGAAGCTGATCAAGAAGCAGCACCCGACCTTGGAAATCATCGCCGGCAATATCGCGACCGCCGAAGCCGCCAAGGATCTCCTCAAGGCCGGGGTCGACGCCGTGAAGGTGGGGGTGGGCCCCGGGTCCATCTGTACCACCCGGATCGTGTCCGGTTCCGGCATGCCTCAATTGACGGCGATCGCCGATTGCGCCAAGGCGCTCGCCGGCAGCGGCGTGCCGATCGTCGCTGACGGGGGCATCAAGTTCTCAGGCGACATCTCCAAGGCGCTGGCGGCGGGGGCTTCGACTGTCATGCTCGGCGGCTTGCTGGCCGGCACGGAGGAATCGCCCGGCGAAACGGTCCTGTACCAAGCGAGGACCTACAAGGTCTATCGCGGGATGGGCTCCATCGGGGCGATGGAGCGCGGGGGTGGAGATCGCTATGGTCAGAGCGGGCGCCCGGCGCAGAAATTGGTGCCGGAAGGCATCGAAGGACGGGTGCCTTACAAAGGTCCCATCTCCGCCGTGATGTATCAGTTGGTCGGGGGAGTGAAATCGGGAATGGGTTACTGCGGATGCAAGACGATTCCGGAGCTGCAGCGGAAGGCGGCTTTCATCAGGCAGACGGTGGCAGGCCTGCGCGAGAGCCATGTGCACGACGTGATCATCACGAAAGAAGCGCCGAACTACCGAATGGATTGGGAATAG